The following proteins are encoded in a genomic region of Streptococcus constellatus subsp. constellatus:
- a CDS encoding heavy-metal-associated domain-containing protein: MKQIITLENISCQNCVKHVTEHFLKMEGVSDVQIDLDTKVATVTTDHIYSAEDYQAALTKTIYKVVDVA; this comes from the coding sequence ATGAAACAAATCATCACTTTAGAAAATATATCTTGTCAAAATTGCGTAAAACACGTCACTGAGCACTTTCTGAAAATGGAAGGTGTATCGGATGTTCAAATTGATTTAGATACAAAGGTTGCTACTGTAACCACGGATCACATTTACAGCGCAGAAGACTACCAAGCAGCACTTACTAAAACAATTTATAAAGTTGTTGATGTTGCATAA
- a CDS encoding RluA family pseudouridine synthase: protein MHFTITIPQGLPEMTVKELLEEQFLIPRKIRHFLRIKKHVFVNQKPINWQSIIHPHDKITLIFDEEDYPKKFILVGKADLVEELYQDEHIIIVNKPEGMKTHANEPTELALLNHVSAYVGSTCYVVHRLDKETSGAVLFAKNPFILPILNRLLENKEISREYWALVQGTFPKKHQIYTDKIGRNRHDRRKRLVDHKNGQYAETQVTKLKEIGNNTLIKCQLKTGRTHQIRVHLAHHGYPIIGDPLYNSQNTERLMLHAHRLTFTHPFTLEKLSIEAFSESFEEGLKKEN from the coding sequence ATGCATTTTACAATTACGATTCCACAAGGTCTGCCAGAGATGACAGTCAAAGAACTGCTGGAAGAACAGTTTCTGATTCCACGGAAGATTCGCCATTTTTTGCGTATCAAAAAACATGTCTTCGTCAATCAAAAACCGATTAACTGGCAGAGCATTATCCACCCACATGATAAAATTACATTGATTTTTGACGAAGAAGATTATCCGAAAAAGTTCATTCTAGTAGGAAAAGCTGATCTTGTGGAAGAATTATATCAAGATGAACACATCATCATTGTCAATAAACCTGAAGGTATGAAAACACATGCCAATGAACCGACAGAGCTGGCGCTTTTAAATCATGTCTCTGCTTATGTTGGAAGTACGTGCTATGTCGTTCATCGCTTGGACAAGGAAACTAGTGGGGCTGTCCTTTTTGCTAAAAATCCATTTATCCTGCCAATCTTAAATCGATTGCTAGAAAACAAAGAAATTTCTCGCGAATATTGGGCTTTGGTACAAGGAACTTTCCCAAAAAAACATCAAATCTATACGGATAAAATCGGACGCAATCGTCATGATCGCAGAAAACGTCTGGTGGATCACAAGAACGGTCAATACGCTGAAACACAGGTCACCAAGCTCAAAGAGATTGGAAACAATACCCTCATCAAGTGCCAGCTTAAAACTGGACGAACTCATCAAATTCGGGTACATCTAGCTCACCACGGATATCCTATCATTGGTGATCCACTGTACAATTCGCAAAATACAGAGCGTCTCATGCTCCATGCTCATCGCTTAACGTTCACACATCCTTTTACACTTGAAAAACTAAGTATTGAAGCCTTTTCCGAAAGTTTTGAAGAGGGATTAAAGAAAGAAAACTAA
- the pbp2a gene encoding penicillin-binding protein PBP2A — protein sequence MKKLSELFEIVVNHFKKDSPECNHQEVTEVEESESHLSRSGKSRKKPISQHPFRQFWRRYHLTKIVLILGLGFGLVTGGYLFYVAKSTNVNDLQNALKATTSIYDKDGKKAGSLSGQKGTYVELSKISPNLQHAVIATEDRSFYKNSGINYGRFILAILTAGRSGGGSTITQQLAKNAYLSQDQTIERKAKEFFLALELTKKYSKKQILTMYLNNSYFGNGVWGVEDASKKYFGVSASQLTLDQSATLAGMLKGPELYNPLASIKNATNRRNTVLQNMVAAGYINQNTANQAAANGLGSQLVDAYTGKSADYRYPSYFDAVINEAVRDYGLTEADIVNNGYRIYTELNQNYQASMQVIYDRKDLFPQAADGTRAQSGSVALDPKTGGVRALVGQINSTSANFRSFNYATQSSRSPGSTIKPLVVYSPAVDAGWSINKELDNSTTTYGNYTVNNYAGIQSSPTVPMYQALAQSLNIPAVAAANELGLKKVFEYGKKFGLNMDKVSQTLGVALGSGVTTNPLQMAQAYSTFANNGVMNDAHLITKIENASGQVVKTHKSTSTRVLNRSTTEKMTSMMLGTFTNGTGVYAAPYGYTMAGKTGTTETNFNPDLSGDQWVIGYTPDVVISQWLGFPKTDENHYLTGTSANEASAIFRSVANSILPYTKGTKFGDENAYAKNGIAPVDTSGTNNTTNQSDNRSDVLKDVQDKAKNLVDQAKKAIDDAKIPEKAKNLWDTVKSWFQ from the coding sequence ATGAAAAAATTGAGTGAATTATTTGAAATAGTAGTGAATCATTTTAAAAAGGACAGTCCTGAGTGCAACCATCAAGAGGTGACAGAGGTAGAAGAAAGCGAATCACATTTGAGCCGTTCTGGGAAAAGCCGAAAAAAGCCAATTTCTCAGCATCCATTTCGTCAATTTTGGCGTCGCTATCACCTGACGAAGATTGTTTTGATTCTGGGACTTGGTTTTGGTTTGGTGACAGGGGGCTATCTCTTTTATGTTGCCAAATCCACTAATGTGAATGATTTACAGAATGCGTTGAAAGCAACGACATCAATTTATGATAAGGACGGAAAAAAAGCGGGCAGCTTGTCAGGGCAAAAGGGAACTTACGTAGAATTGTCCAAAATTAGTCCGAACTTACAACATGCCGTCATTGCGACAGAAGACCGTTCCTTTTATAAAAATAGTGGTATTAACTACGGTCGTTTTATTCTAGCAATTTTAACGGCTGGGCGTTCTGGTGGTGGTTCTACCATTACACAACAATTAGCTAAAAATGCTTACTTATCTCAGGATCAGACCATTGAGCGGAAGGCAAAAGAGTTTTTCCTAGCTTTAGAATTAACTAAAAAATATAGTAAAAAGCAGATTCTCACTATGTACCTCAATAATTCTTATTTTGGAAATGGTGTTTGGGGTGTAGAAGATGCCTCTAAAAAGTACTTCGGCGTATCTGCCAGTCAGTTGACCCTCGACCAATCTGCTACTTTAGCAGGAATGCTCAAAGGACCGGAACTATATAATCCGCTTGCTTCTATCAAAAACGCAACGAATCGACGCAATACCGTTTTACAAAATATGGTAGCAGCAGGTTATATCAATCAAAATACTGCAAACCAAGCAGCAGCAAATGGTTTAGGTAGTCAATTGGTAGATGCTTATACAGGAAAATCGGCAGATTATCGTTATCCGTCTTACTTTGATGCGGTTATCAATGAAGCAGTGCGAGATTATGGCTTAACAGAAGCTGATATTGTCAATAACGGCTATCGCATTTACACAGAGCTCAATCAAAATTACCAAGCTAGCATGCAAGTCATTTATGACCGTAAAGATTTATTTCCACAAGCAGCAGATGGTACGAGGGCCCAATCTGGCAGCGTAGCACTAGACCCTAAAACGGGAGGAGTTCGTGCGCTTGTTGGGCAAATCAATAGTACCAGTGCCAATTTTAGAAGTTTCAACTATGCCACACAATCTTCAAGAAGTCCGGGCTCTACCATTAAGCCCTTGGTTGTGTACAGCCCCGCAGTTGATGCAGGTTGGTCTATCAATAAAGAATTGGATAATAGTACAACAACGTATGGAAATTATACCGTGAATAACTATGCTGGGATTCAATCCAGTCCGACTGTACCAATGTATCAGGCTTTAGCACAATCCTTAAATATTCCCGCAGTTGCGGCTGCCAATGAATTGGGGCTGAAAAAGGTTTTTGAATATGGTAAAAAATTTGGCCTGAATATGGATAAAGTGAGTCAGACCCTTGGGGTAGCTCTTGGTAGTGGCGTAACAACTAATCCACTGCAAATGGCACAAGCCTATTCTACTTTTGCAAATAATGGGGTTATGAATGATGCGCATTTGATTACCAAAATTGAAAATGCTAGTGGGCAAGTCGTTAAAACTCATAAATCTACCTCGACTCGAGTACTCAACCGCTCAACAACAGAAAAAATGACGAGTATGATGCTGGGAACATTTACCAATGGTACTGGTGTGTATGCAGCACCTTATGGCTATACTATGGCTGGAAAGACGGGAACGACAGAAACTAACTTTAATCCAGATTTATCAGGAGACCAATGGGTTATTGGTTACACGCCAGATGTGGTGATTAGTCAGTGGCTGGGTTTCCCAAAGACAGATGAAAATCATTATCTTACAGGCACCAGTGCCAATGAAGCTTCAGCTATTTTCCGAAGTGTGGCAAATAGTATCCTACCGTATACAAAGGGTACGAAGTTCGGTGATGAAAATGCCTATGCAAAAAATGGTATTGCACCGGTTGATACGAGTGGTACAAATAACACTACGAATCAAAGTGACAATCGTTCAGATGTCTTGAAAGATGTGCAGGATAAAGCTAAGAACTTGGTTGACCAAGCTAAAAAAGCAATTGATGATGCTAAAATTCCTGAAAAAGCGAAAAATCTTTGGGATACAGTCAAGAGTTGGTTCCAATAG
- the rpmG gene encoding 50S ribosomal protein L33 — protein sequence MALKRASLACTVCGSRNYSIKLSSTPKPKRLEVNKYCKHCSKYTIHKETR from the coding sequence ATGGCACTAAAAAGAGCAAGTCTGGCGTGCACGGTTTGTGGATCGAGAAACTATTCAATTAAATTGAGTAGTACGCCAAAACCAAAACGTCTGGAAGTAAATAAGTATTGTAAACATTGCAGTAAATATACAATTCATAAAGAAACTAGATAG
- the secE gene encoding preprotein translocase subunit SecE, with amino-acid sequence MKFIRDTFQVLKDTTWPTRKQSWIDFISVMEYTAFFVVIIYLFDLFVTRGLVRLLNIF; translated from the coding sequence GTGAAATTCATCAGAGATACATTTCAAGTGTTAAAAGATACAACTTGGCCAACTAGAAAGCAAAGCTGGATAGATTTTATCTCAGTCATGGAATACACCGCTTTCTTTGTTGTTATTATTTATCTTTTCGATCTCTTTGTTACAAGAGGTTTAGTACGATTGTTAAATATCTTTTAA